From Streptomyces qinzhouensis, one genomic window encodes:
- a CDS encoding pentapeptide repeat-containing protein: MRTPTPPDNPPRPAPGALGPDALRADCASCFGLCCVALPFIASADFARNKAAGEACGNLAPDFRCGIHARLRTSGYQGCTVYDCFGAGQQVSQETFGGSDWRQAPDTAGAMFDAFPVVRHLRELLWYLTDALSQEAARPLHKKLRARFAEVEGLTRLDPARLAVLDVTAHREKVNALLLRTSELVRAPVRGRRKDRRGADLMGARLRGADLRGVSLRGAYLIAADLSGADLRQADLIGADLRDADLSGADLRGSLFLTRTQVNAARGDTATGLPPALDRPAHWS; the protein is encoded by the coding sequence ATGCGCACGCCCACGCCCCCGGACAACCCGCCCCGCCCCGCCCCCGGGGCCCTCGGGCCGGACGCGCTGCGGGCCGACTGCGCGAGCTGCTTCGGGCTCTGCTGTGTCGCCCTGCCCTTCATCGCCTCCGCGGACTTCGCGCGGAACAAGGCGGCGGGCGAGGCCTGCGGGAATCTCGCCCCGGACTTCCGGTGCGGAATCCACGCCCGGCTGCGGACCAGTGGATACCAGGGGTGCACGGTCTACGACTGCTTCGGCGCCGGACAGCAGGTGTCGCAGGAGACCTTCGGCGGCAGCGACTGGCGGCAGGCCCCGGACACCGCCGGTGCCATGTTCGACGCGTTCCCCGTCGTACGGCATCTGCGCGAACTGCTCTGGTATCTCACCGACGCGCTCTCCCAGGAGGCGGCCCGCCCGCTCCACAAGAAGCTCCGGGCCCGGTTCGCGGAGGTCGAGGGACTGACCCGGCTCGACCCCGCCCGGCTGGCGGTACTGGATGTGACTGCCCACCGGGAGAAGGTCAACGCGCTGCTGCTGCGGACCAGTGAGCTGGTGCGGGCACCCGTGCGCGGCCGCAGGAAGGACCGGCGCGGCGCCGATCTGATGGGCGCCCGGCTGCGCGGCGCGGACCTGCGCGGGGTGAGCCTGCGGGGCGCGTATCTGATCGCCGCCGATCTCTCCGGCGCCGATCTGCGGCAGGCCGATCTCATCGGCGCGGACCTGCGGGACGCCGATCTGTCCGGCGCCGATCTGCGCGGCAGTCTCTTCCTCACCCGGACGCAGGTGAACGCGGCGCGGGGCGATACCGCGACCGGGCTCCCCCCGGCTCTCGACCGTCCGGCGCACTGGTCCTGA